In Rattus norvegicus strain BN/NHsdMcwi chromosome 1, GRCr8, whole genome shotgun sequence, a genomic segment contains:
- the Pira2 gene encoding paired-Ig-like receptor A2 isoform X3, giving the protein MGTALPPRPHPFYNLQKGSVALLYSKSQPLTGDAMTFTFTALLCLGLTLGLWIPVLTGSLPKPILRAQPDSVVSMETKVTFICEETIGAKESDLYRNGNLQRRVPKNNQKRTNKTEFLFLNVDQQNAGQYQCSYRTQTKSSDYSEPLELVVTGAYSKPSLSAQTNPVVTSGGYVTLKCEPSQDNHTLILTVEGSQKHSWRKDPECNRYTEKCHALFYVGPLTSNQRWIFRCYSYEKHTPQVWSAPSEPVELLVSGKLQKTTIKAEPGSVIRSGRAMTIWCQGDLDAEIYFLHKEGSHNTQSTQTLQQPGNKAKFLIPSVTQRHAGQYRCYCYSSAGWSEPSDTLELVVTGIYYYGVKLSGLPSPVVPEGGNVTLHCTSHSNYDKFILTKEDQKFTSSLDAEYIPSTGQHQALFVMGPMTPNYSGTFRCYGYYKHTPQLWSVPSELLKIFISGPSRKPSLLSHQGHILEPGMSLTLQCYSDTKYDKFALYKEGGTDIIESFSQWTKAGLSMTNFTLGYGRHSTGGQYRCYGAHNLSSEWSASSDPLDILITGQLDLAPSLSVMPNSTVHSGENVTLLCWSMYPVDTFILSKEGSGQPPLRRKSKFQDQQYQSEFSMRAVTSKLSGTYRCYGSPDSSLYLLSFASAPVELIVSESIEASSWPAKRFITTARLAETICPSYNIPKPQTIE; this is encoded by the exons GACTGACTCTGGGCCTCTGGATCCCAGTGCTGACAG GGTCCCTCCCTAAACCTATCCTCAGAGCACAGCCAGATTCTGTGGTCTCAATGGAAACTAAGGTGACCTTCATTTGTGAGGAGACCATTGGAGCCAAAGAGTCTGATCTCTATAGAAATGGAAACCTACAGAGAAGAGTTCCAAAGAACAATCAGAAACGAACAAACAAGACTGAATTCTTATTCTTAAATGTAGACCAGCAAAATGCAGGGCAATATCAATGCTCCTACAGGACTCAGACTAAGTCATCAGACTACAGTGAGCCCCTGGAGCTAGTGGTCACAG GAGCCTACTCGAAACCCAGCCTTTCAGCCCAGACCAACCCTGTGGTGACCTCAGGAGGGTATGTCACCCTCAAATGTGAGCCCTCACAGGACAATCACACGTTGATTCTTACTGTAGAAGGATCTCAGAAACACTCCTGGAGGAAGGACCCAGAGTGTAACCGCTATACTGAGAAGTGTCATGCCCTGTTCTATGTGGGCCCTTTGACCTCCAACCAGAGATGGATATTCAGATGCTACAGCTATGAAAAACACACACCACAAGTGTGGTCAGCTCCTAGTGAACCAGTGGAGCTCCTGGTGTCAG GGAAACTGCAAAAAACAACCATCAAGGCTGAACCAGGCTCTGTGATCCGCTCTGGAAGAGCCATGACCATCTGGTGTCAGGGGGACCTGGATGcagaaatatattttctgcatAAGGAGGGAAGCCACAATACACAGAGCACACAGACCCTACAACAGCCTGGGAACAAGGCCAAGTTCCTCATCCCTTCTGTGACACAAAGGCATGCAGGGCAATATCGCTGCTACTGTTACAGCTCAGCTGGCTGGTCAGAGCCCAGTGACACCCTGGAGCTGGTGGTGACAG GAATCTACTACTATGGAGTCAAGCTGTCAGGACTGCCCAGCCCTGTGGTGCCAGAGGGAGGGAACGTAACACTCCACTGTACCTCACACAGCAACTATGATAAATTCATTCTCAccaaggaagatcagaagttcaccAGCTCACTAGACGCAGAGTATATACCTTCTACTGGACAACACCAAGCCCTGTTTGTTATGGGACCTATGACTCCAAACTACTCAGGGACATTCAGATGTTATGGTTACTACAAGCATACCCCACAGTTGTGGTCAGTACCCAGTGAGCTCCTAAAAATATTCATCTCAG GACCATCGAGGAAGCCCTCTCTGCTAAGTCATCAAGGCCATATACTGGAACCTGGAATGAGCCTCACACTGCAGTGTTACTCTGACACCAAGTATGACAAATTTGCTCTGTACAAAGAAGGGGGAACTGACATCATAGAATCCTTTAGCCAGTGGACCAAGGCTGGCCTCTCCATGACCAACTTCACACTGGGCTATGGGAGACACTCCACTGGAGGCCAATACAGATGCTATGGTGCACACAACCTCTCCTCTGAGTGGTCAGCCTCCAGTGACCCCCTGGACATCCTGATCACAG GACAGCTTGATCTCGCTCCTTCCCTCTCAGTGATGCCTAACTCCACAGTACACTCAGGAGAGAATGTGACCCTGCTGTGTTGGTCAATGTACCCTGTGGACACTTTCATTCTGTCAAAGGAGGGATCAGGCCAGCCACCCCTTCGACGAAAGTCAAAGTTCCAAGATCAACAGTACCAGTCAGAATTCTCCATGAGAGCTGTGACATCCAAGCTCTCGGGCACCTACAGGTGCTATGGTTCTCCCGACTCATCTCTCTACCTGTTGTCATTTGCCAGTGCCCCTGTGGAGCTCATAGTCTCAG AATCCATCGAAGCCTCCAGCTGGCCAGCTAAAAGGTTCATCACAACAGCCA GACTAGCTGAGACAATCTGTCCATcctacaacatacccaaacctcaGACAATTGAATAA
- the Pira2 gene encoding paired-Ig-like receptor A2 isoform X2 — protein sequence MGTALPPRPHPFYNLQKGSVALLYSKSQPLTGDAMTFTFTALLCLGLTLGLWIPVLTGSLPKPILRAQPDSVVSMETKVTFICEETIGAKESDLYRNGNLQRRVPKNNQKRTNKTEFLFLNVDQQNAGQYQCSYRTQTKSSDYSEPLELVVTGAYSKPSLSAQTNPVVTSGGYVTLKCEPSQDNHTLILTVEGSQKHSWRKDPECNRYTEKCHALFYVGPLTSNQRWIFRCYSYEKHTPQVWSAPSEPVELLVSGKLQKTTIKAEPGSVIRSGRAMTIWCQGDLDAEIYFLHKEGSHNTQSTQTLQQPGNKAKFLIPSVTQRHAGQYRCYCYSSAGWSEPSDTLELVVTGIYYYGVKLSGLPSPVVPEGGNVTLHCTSHSNYDKFILTKEDQKFTSSLDAEYIPSTGQHQALFVMGPMTPNYSGTFRCYGYYKHTPQLWSVPSELLKIFISGPSRKPSLLSHQGHILEPGMSLTLQCYSDTKYDKFALYKEGGTDIIESFSQWTKAGLSMTNFTLGYGRHSTGGQYRCYGAHNLSSEWSASSDPLDILITGQLDLAPSLSVMPNSTVHSGENVTLLCWSMYPVDTFILSKEGSGQPPLRRKSKFQDQQYQSEFSMRAVTSKLSGTYRCYGSPDSSLYLLSFASAPVELIVSAPENQDHTTENLIRMGMAVLVLIVLSILAAEAWQSHRQTHHAAGK from the exons GACTGACTCTGGGCCTCTGGATCCCAGTGCTGACAG GGTCCCTCCCTAAACCTATCCTCAGAGCACAGCCAGATTCTGTGGTCTCAATGGAAACTAAGGTGACCTTCATTTGTGAGGAGACCATTGGAGCCAAAGAGTCTGATCTCTATAGAAATGGAAACCTACAGAGAAGAGTTCCAAAGAACAATCAGAAACGAACAAACAAGACTGAATTCTTATTCTTAAATGTAGACCAGCAAAATGCAGGGCAATATCAATGCTCCTACAGGACTCAGACTAAGTCATCAGACTACAGTGAGCCCCTGGAGCTAGTGGTCACAG GAGCCTACTCGAAACCCAGCCTTTCAGCCCAGACCAACCCTGTGGTGACCTCAGGAGGGTATGTCACCCTCAAATGTGAGCCCTCACAGGACAATCACACGTTGATTCTTACTGTAGAAGGATCTCAGAAACACTCCTGGAGGAAGGACCCAGAGTGTAACCGCTATACTGAGAAGTGTCATGCCCTGTTCTATGTGGGCCCTTTGACCTCCAACCAGAGATGGATATTCAGATGCTACAGCTATGAAAAACACACACCACAAGTGTGGTCAGCTCCTAGTGAACCAGTGGAGCTCCTGGTGTCAG GGAAACTGCAAAAAACAACCATCAAGGCTGAACCAGGCTCTGTGATCCGCTCTGGAAGAGCCATGACCATCTGGTGTCAGGGGGACCTGGATGcagaaatatattttctgcatAAGGAGGGAAGCCACAATACACAGAGCACACAGACCCTACAACAGCCTGGGAACAAGGCCAAGTTCCTCATCCCTTCTGTGACACAAAGGCATGCAGGGCAATATCGCTGCTACTGTTACAGCTCAGCTGGCTGGTCAGAGCCCAGTGACACCCTGGAGCTGGTGGTGACAG GAATCTACTACTATGGAGTCAAGCTGTCAGGACTGCCCAGCCCTGTGGTGCCAGAGGGAGGGAACGTAACACTCCACTGTACCTCACACAGCAACTATGATAAATTCATTCTCAccaaggaagatcagaagttcaccAGCTCACTAGACGCAGAGTATATACCTTCTACTGGACAACACCAAGCCCTGTTTGTTATGGGACCTATGACTCCAAACTACTCAGGGACATTCAGATGTTATGGTTACTACAAGCATACCCCACAGTTGTGGTCAGTACCCAGTGAGCTCCTAAAAATATTCATCTCAG GACCATCGAGGAAGCCCTCTCTGCTAAGTCATCAAGGCCATATACTGGAACCTGGAATGAGCCTCACACTGCAGTGTTACTCTGACACCAAGTATGACAAATTTGCTCTGTACAAAGAAGGGGGAACTGACATCATAGAATCCTTTAGCCAGTGGACCAAGGCTGGCCTCTCCATGACCAACTTCACACTGGGCTATGGGAGACACTCCACTGGAGGCCAATACAGATGCTATGGTGCACACAACCTCTCCTCTGAGTGGTCAGCCTCCAGTGACCCCCTGGACATCCTGATCACAG GACAGCTTGATCTCGCTCCTTCCCTCTCAGTGATGCCTAACTCCACAGTACACTCAGGAGAGAATGTGACCCTGCTGTGTTGGTCAATGTACCCTGTGGACACTTTCATTCTGTCAAAGGAGGGATCAGGCCAGCCACCCCTTCGACGAAAGTCAAAGTTCCAAGATCAACAGTACCAGTCAGAATTCTCCATGAGAGCTGTGACATCCAAGCTCTCGGGCACCTACAGGTGCTATGGTTCTCCCGACTCATCTCTCTACCTGTTGTCATTTGCCAGTGCCCCTGTGGAGCTCATAGTCTCAG CCCCAGAAAACCAGGATCACACAACGGAGAATCTCATCAGGATGGGAATGGCTGTCCTGGTCCTCATAGTCCTTTCGATTCTAGCTGCTGAGGCCTGGCAAAGTCATAGACAGACCCACCACGCAGCTGGCAAATAA